Genomic window (Bombus vancouverensis nearcticus chromosome 2, iyBomVanc1_principal, whole genome shotgun sequence):
AATACATAATTATAGGATATTGAGAAGTACAAAACAAAAATTGGAGTATTTGAGAAAAAAACTGATACCTAACTCTACTATAATCAAATGTCTACATCATAAATAGAATAATCGACAAGCACGAGATAAATAGATTCtcaatatttttctataataaaaaGAGAGCTTGAGAAAGAAAGTAATTGATAGTATACAGAACCTTAACATctgtatatatatgaatatcttaaaatttgcatgcaaatatataatttaactgTATAATTGAAACTTAAatcaatttaaatataataaaatttatattgttGCATATATGATAAATTGAATTGACATGTATTGGTGCAGTTTAACTTATCAATACTTTTGGAATATCATATTGCATGCTAAagaatatttaaactaattggtacttattaatagtaatattattgaGAATGCATAATTCGTGATCAATGATTTTTTATATCGAATCTTATTATTTGAACTTAATATTGAAGACAGAAAATCTAGatctgaaatatttataaattcttaGGCATAACCAGACGAAGAAAGCATTACACAGAACATGATGCCACATTCAATATGAAAGAGAAACTTTTAAAATAAATGCGTTAATTAGTCAGATTGAGATATGGAAAAGGTTAATGATTGGTACTCCGTCTCTTTCATGTGCCTGACCTTTCCTTGTCCCACCTGAATGTGACAACGGAGAGAGTTGGCCGATTTTGATGACCAGAAGTTGTTTTGATAGTTTCCAAGTATCGCGATAACTGATTTTCAACACCGTCATAAGTAGTGGAATCTACTATAAAAACATCTGTAAGATCATCTGTCAGCAACTGGCAGGAATAGCCAATATTGATAGCTGTttctgtataaaaatataaaacaacgtaaatatttatttatggtGTGTACAGCTTTAAGATAATGATTTTAAGACAATACCTTGTTTGTCACCAGTTAATACCCAGATTTTAATACCAGCCAGAGCTAAATTAGCAATAGTTTGAGGTACACCATCTTGCAACTTATCTTCAATGGCAGTAGCGCCTAATAATGTCATATCCTTTTCTATTTCTTCATAAATCGCATCCAATTTATCATCCCTATTTTCTTGACTCATGGCAGCTTCTTGATGACGTTGCTTCCAATCATTGAAAAATTGTTCATCTAGATCTCTGACCGAAAGGCACAATGTTCTTAAGCCCTCACCCGCAAATTTATTAAGATGTTCCAATGTTTTTGACGTGATATCCTCACTGCCTTTTTTTAATCGTTCATAAATAACATTATCCGCTCCTTTGCAATATAGCCTAAGATGTCCGTCCTTCCTCAAAATTACAGACATTCTTTTCCTAACATTATTAAAGTCCAAAATGCAAAGTAGCTCGTATATTTCACGTTTTCCCATAACTTCAATTGTTATACTATTTGGAGATCTCTCTTTGAATACAAAACCAAAGTTTCTAGCGGCAGATACAAGGGCAGCCTCATCCGGTGACTGTGCTTGATATTCTAGCTTGCCGTTTTTTTCTTCCGGCATAACAGTATGACAAAGTGCCAACAATCGAAAGAAACTATGAACATCTTCGTTATTCCCTCTTACAGCATCGAGTAATGCAGAGTCATAGAACTTGAATTCCGGTTCATAATCCTTGTTGAAGGAGAAATCCAATGCTGGGAATGTCTGTAAACGTACATTAAATTACAATTAGAAACGATTTTTTGTGCGCTACAATGTGTTAGTATGACACACAAAAGATAGTAAGTATGTGGAAAcggaaatgttagaaattaaaataaatacctTGCCTCCATATAAATAGATTCAGTCAAGTCGGCAGACACATACgagatattataattttataattccttTAAAGCATTGTGAAAATTAGTGTCCAACATTTACACAGTTTAAGAGCAATTGAATTTACTTGTAAAGAAAAGTAGGGTACTATGCATGCATCTAATGTATTAGAAAATATAGACAACAATTGAAAAGCAACAGTTAGTAATTGCTACATACTTGCAAAGCCAAAACATTTGTTAAATTTTGTACATTTAGTAATTCTTTTACAAGATATCTAGCTATCATAGCATACAGATAGGATAACAACGGAAAAAAATAAGCTGAATAATGCATAAAATTTTTTCCGATTGCGGAAGAGATGTGTTAATTATTGTCATGCGTACAGAAAGTTTATGTGGAACCATCGGACTGCCAATTGGGCCTGGCTCTCCAATTATATTGGATATCCTATCCACCTGTTCCAGTAGACGTACGTTTGGACCACTTATAGGTGTATAAACTTGAACAAATTCTTGTCCATTTTTCCATCGCATCGTAGGTGTTCGGGCAGCTTTGTTCGTCTACATGCAGCACACACATGCTAAGTGATGTACATGAAAACTTATGCAAAATATGGCCAAACTGTGAAATGATTCTATTGTTTGCATTTTGTTACCAAGAAGAAATTACAGAGCTAACaacttttatttgatatttactCACTTAACATAGTTATAccattaaatgaaataaataaaaattttcattttaatgaAATCTCAGACACCATGTCAATACATTATATCTTCACCTCATAAACAATTGCATTCTTTCTTGATAACAAATATGAAATGAATGAAACCGATGTGTGGATATATCAATGCTAGATGATTAAGTTtattcaatataataatttGTGATTTGAAAATACAACAAAAAGTCTGTAATTAAGCAAGTATCTTTTTTAAGAAACAAACTTGCCATTCCAAATCAATAAATTATCTATATTTCTTGATATAAGACATGTACATAACAGAGAAACTCAAACAACACTGaagtattgaaaaatataaatcacAGTGAGTCTCATTGCAACGATAacaaaaatattgaacttaaAAGTAAAACGTtacatttttacaaaatcattaAAGCTAGTGAAAAAGACGACCGATTTCTTTATACAACAAGCTAGTAATAACGTACCCCATCATCCGCATCGAGTCTGATTATGGATAAAGAGATAAACAGACTCACCTCACTTACATCGACGACTTCCCCGGTAACATCGTCGATAATGTCCCCATAACATTTTCCTGCCACAGAACACTTGTTAAAAGTCATGATATTCTGTGTTAATGTTCCGGTTTTATCGGAAAATATATATTCTATTTGTCCCAATTCCTCGTTTAATGTAGTAGTCCTTGCTTTAGCGTGTGTGTTCGTAGGTGCATAGTACATCTCTTCATCCCAGTTGATCAAAAACGACTGAACGAATCTGATAACTTCGACACTCACGTATAAACTGATTGGCACCACTGTGTTCAATACGATAGCATAAGAAAAGAACACAAGCAGAGCGATCACTGTGGCACCTGCCATAGGCTCGCTAGGCACCAACGAGTCCCAGGGTAGATACACTTGAAAATAACGGCCTACAAGACTTTCCCAAATACCACAGCCGATCATACAGAACAAACACATAGAAAGTAAAAAGAACACTATCCCGATGATGAGAAGATTCAGCAGCCTATCTATAGAAGTCCTCTTAAATTTGGTCTTCCCTGAGTTTTGCATTAATTTGGTATCCTTGCCTGCAAAGATGACCACGCCATAGCACCATTGCGTGTTTCGGAGTACGCAACCTCGTAATATAATTTTGTCGTTGTCCAATGGGTATCTGTAATGTATTACACATAAAACAGTTTTAACATATGTGTCTTTATATCGTGgtaaatataatagaaataacGGGAACGATTACTTACTTTCGTCCTTTCCACGTAAGAGTACCATCAAATTTATTCAACAAATTATTAGGAGTTTCGCAAACGATTTCTCCGTCAAATTGACCAATCAATTCATGACTATCCATCATTTCGGCAGTTTCAGGTAAACACTGTCGACACTTCAAATTCGTCTCCCTAAAATGACCAAATGTATTAGCATTTCCCCATCCTTATTCTTCCTTGTCTCTAAGCAAAAATACTGTATCACGATTTCAATAAAAAGATACTAACCCATCTAATTCTGCGGTTTCGATATAACAAAGACCATTTGGCTCACTGGTAGATAAAAGAAGCACGTCGGCTGCGACAAATTGATCGTTTTCCATTCTAATTACATCGCCTACTTGCACTTGCGACCATTTCTCTTCACGAAGACTAGTACCTCGCAACGTTTGAGATTTTCGATTGTTCACTTGCGAGTCACTGCTGTGCCGTTGCTAAAGAAACGAAATGCGTTTAATTACGTTTTCTCATTAGGTTCCATACacttcattttcatagtatcaaatttttgtaatcgTACGAAGATACTGctaaatgatacaaaatttaatacacttaaatctaattaattaatagctAACTGCTGCTATAGCAAATACAATAGagtgtaaatattttttctagcCACTGTATGATCTTAACTCTACTGTTCTTCTCGCTGTTTCTTCACGTTTGTATCTCTTGAGGTATCTTATGTAGAAAAAAAACATGGAATACACAAAGATTatctattaaaatataacatcaattttgtattatatagaCTCAAGGAGAGCAGCAGTATTAGAAATATACTTTCTTTATTGGTTACctagaaaaataatttcgcaGTTTTGATCGACTTACAAAATCGTCGTAGGCATCTTTGACGGCAGTGAGCATGAGCACCCCTATAAGGGGTATGGCTGTGGTGATGGGGGTCAAGGAGGAGATAGCGGGGATCATCTGAAGCACCAGCAGGCATAGGAAGTAAAAGTTAGCGAGCCGCTGAAATTGCTCGAACAAATTTAACGGTAGGAACGTCAGAACCGAATACTTGGACGTCTTGATGTAGTTGTTCTGCAAGAAagacgaaaaagaaaaacaaaaatgaaacgAGTCTCGTCATTATCGGTACTGTTTTCTCGAGCTTCGATTATTGCATGGAAAAAAGGAATTACGGGACCGTATTTCGATCTTACCGCATAATTAAACTGTGAGTTGAACTCGCGATTATTGGCGCGAATTCTCCTCTCCGTttctgaaaaagaaaaagaaacagacaTGATATTGGATTGCGATAATTATAAGATCATCAAATTATACGTAGTTGTTCGCACAAAGAAAATCAATGATTCTCATTTTAAACGGTATGTGAACGGTCTGTGAAGTTTCCTTTTGCATTACGATAATGATCTCAATTTTAACTATGGTGTatagttattaaaaaaaaaaaaaaaaataagtgtTTAGCAAAATAGGAATTGGATATACAcccgaaattaaaattaaatatacacaCCGTTGAATCGATTAAAGTGAACTCATTCGTCGCATAATACATATACGAGAGGTGGCCAAGAGCACCAGGTATTGCGGATTGCATTTTGGAAACAGAATGAATTACAAGATTACGTAGAAATCACCAAGTTGAGTAATGCGCTATAGTTTTTCCCTGACATTCGTACATTATTGTAACAGTTCTATCCAAATGTGCGCTAAAATGTATAAATGCCGTTTTTTCGTTTCGTTACCCACGCGGTCTGATTATTAATTTTACTGCAAACTCTTAGCAGGAAATATTGAACGCCAAATATCCaatattatttctaattaaacGTTAATCTTTTTTAAGTGTTATGAGATGTTTCATGTAAAATACTAATTTCTATTTCAAATTATATATAGAGAATcttgtatatttaaaagaaaGCTATAAAGAACTTTTGGAGGCAAATCGTATTGTGTCATTTTTAGAAAATAGTTTCGTCATCATAAACACTATATCTaaatcattatatatatatatgtcctGTTCTGTCTTTTATGGAGGTTGAAATGACCTTGTtccaataatagaataataaatattcgatagtactgttaacatttaaacaatttttataattcagATTTTCTatagtaatttaattataatgttGGCAAAAACTCAATAATATGAGTTGAGTGAAATGTAAAAAAGGAAATGTAATAATGCAGAAATTGTACGTTTGCAACTTTCTTACATTTCTCTATTAACGAATAAGATATACCCGGaatgtatttattattctacTCGACGTTTTGCTGCAGTCACAATAATAACCTCGTTCTACCAATTACGCAATACGGGCATTTGATCCACAAAAAGGTAAAGATCTTAGTCCTCCGCTACTTGTATTTTGAATATTCCTAATAAGAATAAGCTAGTATATTACAGCTAGAAAATGCTATATAAAAAGATTGTGGAGAAAGTATAGAGTGCTAATTTTTCatacgaaattttatttctcaagAAAAAATTGCAATTCAGTATGCAAATCGCAAGTATTGCAAATTTATCGGGTATCATTATAAAAGCGTAATACATGGAACGTGATTATgtcgagaaaagaaagaaattattttcgataattttgatattaataaaCAGAAGAAGAGTGTCGAAGAAGAGCAATtttatcttattgtttaattttattattgtttaatatcGTAAACACGAACGGCGATATAAGTAGTGCAGAGCGATGTCCATTAGACCGAGGTATCGGTGAGGTCACGCTTAAGTGCACGCGTACTTGAATGAATCTTCAGCATCGATTTGCTCGAAAACAGAATTTCGTATAGCAGAAAGCCGTTCTACATTTCgcatttattttttcaatttgcATGGTTGAGTTCCATGATATTTGGGATGAGGCAATAAATATTGTCATGTAAACCttcaataataaaaatgatttaaaaaaaagagaagcacAATTTGAAAGGAGCTATTACATCATCAAGATCGTAAAGATTCCTTCATTCgaaagctttttttttttttttttttttcaaaattttcgtaattttgcaCATACTTGAGGTAATAATTCTCATCTTTTCATCTATACATTTTCCGAATTTCTCGATAAGAAGTGTCATAAGATACTTCGAAATTATTTTCCAAAAAGACACATTGGAATGAAAGAAGCATAACACACCGATCGATAGCAAAACTATCAAAAATTCAAGTTCGAAATTGGATCGTCAAAAGAATTCAAAGACATTTCTCGGTTCTCGGGAGACCAGCTCGTATAAACAATCTTTATCGTGGAATTTAGTGGAATGCTGTTCACAGGTGGCGCCTCTTACGCAGCTCTTTCCCTTCACAAGTCGTAGCTATAGGAGAAAGGAAGCTCAGAAAGGGAACAGCGAATCTAATACCGTTTCCTTAGTTTCTCATCTCAACCTTAAAACAATCTTAATTCATAATCAAGTAACAAGGCCATTTCATTCTTGAATAAAACTTCGAAAACGCTGATTCAATCAATTATAGCCCGGACACGTTCGTATTAAAGAAAACTGTTGGCAAAGTTACATAATGAAAATTCGTGAGTAATTAACTCACCGCTGGAAAAAAAGGAAGTGCTACGTCCTATGCACTCGGTCGCGGGCGGTGAATTTGGCGGTGCGGAGGGTGAAGAAGACGCAGCGGTAGACGAACGGTACCTAGTGCCTTTCCAGATCACCAGCTTGCCTAGCACGGTGAGCAAAGATTCCCTTAGGGTGTTATGCCTGCTCGTGCCACCTAAGCTGCTGGATGAGTCTCTTTTCGAACATTCGCCAACCGCTTCGACTTCGTCGGAAGACGACGGCAGATTCACCACCGAATGCACTTGGCTGTCGGTAGATTCCAGCTGCAATTGTTGCAGCTGCAGTTTTTTCCTTGTTTTTcgacgtttcttcttttttcgtcgGGTACCAGAATTCTCGTCATCGTTGCACATTGACGCGGCAGTCGTCGATCCTTTCCGGCTATCTTCCGCGTCCGATTTTGTCGCAGTGCACGCTACCGAGACTTTGTCCGCCTCGTCGCAGTCCTTCACCTTGGTTATCACACGACAACATTGCGTTACAGGCTTCGCGATGGAAACGGGTAACGATTGGTCGAGGACACGCCGTTTAACACGACCAACGTACCTTCCTCGTGGCTCCCTGTGTGCTCATTTCAGATTTTCCcacttctttctttattttcaatttttttcattttttttttttaaattttgttctCCCTTTTTTTACGGTTCTATCTAATTCAAAAATTTACATGTAAGTTTAGTGTACATTCTTTGATCATCCTTAACGGTTATATATTCAGATAACGTGCGAACATGTTTGATTCAGAAACCTAAATTTAGTAAAATCTTTCACCCTCTTAATGATTATATATACAGGTAATGTGATCGTGTTCGAACATTTGAATGTAAGTTTGATACGAAGTAGACTAGATATGTTTGCTATGAATGGATCTGtttaatttatcttattttaagaAGTATATTTTATGCTCCTATTGCTACTTCAGATCGGATGTTAACAAATAAACTATTCTAAAAACGGCGAAAAGCTGGCCTTAGCTTAAGCATTTATAGTTCATAAAAAAATCCTTAGCtttaaggaaagaaaaataacgCTATTAGACTACTTGAAAGATTTAATCTCTGATCTATAATTTTTTCATCGTTGTTAAATATCTCGTTTCAACTCTACTTTTCTAGATAAGTAAGCTTtctctaaaaaaaaattttctgctataaaaagaagaaatattatatGGAAAGAAAATACTCATTAAAATACCCGTGCATTTTAATTCATTTGGAAACTGAGTTGTCATATTCGATCAGTAAAACGGGAAAACGGTTGTGCAAGAACGCTGAAGGTATAATTATAGATCGTGAATATTCATCGTTCGGTCTTAAACCAGTTTATATCTTGGAGAGATTAGAAGAATCGCAATTCCCCACGTACCACTATAGCCTGTTCGAAAAGTTTTATTCTCCGATCCGAAAGAGTTGGGAATTGCTACGAAAGAGAATACGCACGATAGGGATTTAAATAGATTTAAACAAGAGTAATCGAACGGCATTCACGGTGAATCATTAATGGTCGTGATTTCTATTTTCCCTCGCTGTTTGCACAGCCCCAAGGAGAAAGGAAAACAAGCTAACGATGCACAGGTTACCGGGAAGATCTATTTCGTCGAAAGGAGAAAAGAGCCAGAATACTGAATGGAAAGAGAGTTCCCTAAACGCGTCTCTTTAAATTTGTTTTTTCGGCTCGGGACAAGCTAAAAGATCGACTTACATTCGCATTGTTGCATCGCGAATACTCCAACAACAATCGAACTAAACGCGCATTAAATTCTATAGTCATTCCTTGGGAAGATGAGATACAAaagtttatacatatgtatgattGAAAAGACATGCATGTAAGAGATCGAAGGTTAAAATAGTTGATTaattgaaagaaattaaaaCTTTTGCTGAACTTTGAAGAATAGTGTGAAATAATCATGTTAGACTATTTAATCATAGAGTGATCGCGATGGCAAATCCCTTGCAATTACGCTTTCAATGATACGTTTCTAAATGTAACAGTGTTTGTAGAAATCGCTTGTATTTTTCGTGTGATAAGTACAAAAgttgaaaaaaaagaacaaatttttTTGCCTGTTAAATGATTTAAGAGCGAAGAAGTTCaaagtttttattttacatattattcTGCAATTAAGTAGTGCAAAATAATACTCTTACTTAAATCTTCAAAATTCTGCCAAAACATTGACATTCTCTTGAGAAATGGATTTTCTAATGCGATTTCGTTATCGTACAATCGATCACAGAATGATGAACGCTTTATCAAGCAAAAATAATCTGCAAAGAGCATATGGATTCTACATGTAAGAAGTTATCGATTGGTTTCCATTTTCCGTGGTAGACGCCTCTGACCGGTCTCTATTATATATGCTTATAAGTACGTTATTGGTGGGAAAGGGTATagaaaaatgattaaatatcGTCGTCGATGCTCCAGAAAGCGTCGCATTTGAAAACTGTTAAAAGTGCAGGATAGTAGAATGACTTGGTCGCGTGCGAAAATGTGTCATGGACAGCGTATGATACAAGTCGACAGACTTTTCCGGCGTCTGCAATAAAGCCGCGATATGCAGATGACCGTAAAGTTGAGTGGCTATAACGGATCTTTATTGTGTTACGCAGATCCGTTCGAGTTACCGTGCTTAACGCCATTTATCGAGGATTATTACACTCCATTAGGATAAAGTATTTCATATATCCCTCATGTTTCTTAATTTCCTTAACTATGTTGCTTCGGTTATTTACAAGTCGACTGAACATTTTtttaacgttgtacgatatttCAAGCGTGAAGAAAACATGAAAAACTTATTGTTGGAATACACGATTTGCGGCCACAATTTTATGTTGAATATCTTCTTAAAACACTATAAACCTTTTGTCTTTGCTAAAATTATTATTGCGAAAGTAAGATTGGAAGCAAGATGGAAATACAAAAGTTCAAGAATCACAGCTTGGTTAACACCATTAAGGTCTAATTCTTTGTTTCCAGTCAATTTATATGATTGAGTTTTGTTCTCTGACATCATAATTATGAAAGGGATTTCCAAGAATTTGCTCCATTCTTTCATTCATTTTTTTCCCTTAGATTTTACGTTTCGCGctgtaaatattgtaatttgTAATGAATACTATAAATACCGCGAGCAGAAACTTTTTAAGGACTCGAAgaaaatttatgataatattaattaagatTCAAGTCCGTCTGTATGTAATTAAGACTTATTACTTTGATGATAATTAATGATAAGATTAAAGATCAACCGGGATCGTTTACCAAGTCTCTCATAAATTCAGAGAACAGTTCTCGTTTGAAGATGTTAccattttctttattattaaagTGTATAGTTATATGGAATTTATATCGTTCTAAATTGCATATCAAAAAAATTGCTAGTCACGTCTGTTTAACTCAGCAAATATGTACATCTATtggaataataatattttcactttaatttgtaaaatcatataaatgatggaattatgtaaatgttacgtaaatgaattattctttaattgttTTCAACGGTACAAAACTCCATATcattattttttgttattttcattGATACAGATGCATGTACATAAATCGAGTATAAAATCCTTGATGAGATATAGAAACGAATGTTAATTTCTTATAAAAGCCATTATAATTTTCGCAACAAATTGAACGTCGATTAAGAATTATGACAAATATCTTGATCGATTTATATCACCAATCTAtgatattgataaaaaaaatagattGTGTGAAGTTTGCTTGACCATTCTGAAGAAATTCTCCACAAACTGGCTCATAAATACCTCACCACTTCTTTATTCTTGCAAGTTGGTTAAATGCTACACGTAACATTCATATTACGTACAACAAGATTAGACTTGCGTGGAAAATCGGTAAGAAATAGTGGAAAAACCGTACAAAGAatttatttcaacatttttccATTGAAGGAGGATTCGAACTGGGGACCTCCGCTTTACTGAAACTGGCATCTTACCGATTGACCTAATGCTCACCTTACTCTCTACTTCTTTTCATACttcatataacatatatatatatatatgtagaaaaaattacattttatctaaattactattttctattatcttttattttcacGATATAATGATTTTATAATTGGTTTATAATTGATTTGATTTGATAATGTaattccattttttattttacctaTTCTTAAATTTTAAGGATAATTTAAAGAATGAATTCACGTAAGGATTCCACTGATGCAACAATTTGTACTTTCGTTAATCGGATTTCAACGATTACCTTGAACGTTGATCATTGCTTGGTTAGCGCGCATGGTCATGATggcatatatgtatttatttaacttATTATGACCGCGTGAAACAAATTTGACTATCGTATCGGTAATTATTTTCTCGTTTGTGTTTAGAGACTAGAAAATAAATTGTTCAATTACTACTGCATACGTAAGTTGTGTAATTTGCTACAAATATAACCTCCAATTATTTCTTGTGCTCATAtcacaaaatattatttcaatatcTGTTACAATTCATTTCTTTAAAACATAATTTGCTTGATACTAAAATATTCGCATAACATATTCAGCgaaactattaaaaaaaaaattactacCGCATATAAAAGTGCGGTATTAATTTGGTTTAAAAATTACGATAAAATTTCTATAATGCAATTTCTGTAATATTTCCATAAATAATCATTTAATAAGAACCATTTAATGTTTTCACACTTAAACTTTTATAacttattacaaattataaatttttataacttTTACAACTAATAGCAAGGGGAATAACGAAGCGACCCGATTCCGAGAGGGATCACCCTATATATGTATGAACTAAAGAAAAACCAGACTCTAGATATATATCTATTTACGGCATGGCACTTAATTGAAACAGTTCATATAGCGATTGCAGGttaatatatgatataacccCAAGGCAATTGGCTCATTCGCACGTACATCTATCTTCTAGTTTTACCTATGACAGATGTTCTGGTTTTGATTATTAATAACTAatatcatattaatatttttagagtTTGTAGCATACATTctaattgtaaaatgttttcaatATATGTATGTTAATCAAATCTCTTTAATGCAG
Coding sequences:
- the ATP8B gene encoding ATPase phospholipid transporting 8B isoform X4: MIREDEEEEGPRWKYVRGEADIVSSARLKCHEEEEVKDCDEADKVSVACTATKSDAEDSRKGSTTAASMCNDDENSGTRRKKKKRRKTRKKLQLQQLQLESTDSQVHSVVNLPSSSDEVEAVGECSKRDSSSSLGGTSRHNTLRESLLTVLGKLVIWKGTRYRSSTAASSSPSAPPNSPPATECIGRSTSFFSSETERRIRANNREFNSQFNYANNYIKTSKYSVLTFLPLNLFEQFQRLANFYFLCLLVLQMIPAISSLTPITTAIPLIGVLMLTAVKDAYDDFQRHSSDSQVNNRKSQTLRGTSLREEKWSQVQVGDVIRMENDQFVAADVLLLSTSEPNGLCYIETAELDGETNLKCRQCLPETAEMMDSHELIGQFDGEIVCETPNNLLNKFDGTLTWKGRKYPLDNDKIILRGCVLRNTQWCYGVVIFAGKDTKLMQNSGKTKFKRTSIDRLLNLLIIGIVFFLLSMCLFCMIGCGIWESLVGRYFQVYLPWDSLVPSEPMAGATVIALLVFFSYAIVLNTVVPISLYVSVEVIRFVQSFLINWDEEMYYAPTNTHAKARTTTLNEELGQIEYIFSDKTGTLTQNIMTFNKCSVAGKCYGDIIDDVTGEVVDVSETNKAARTPTMRWKNGQEFVQVYTPISGPNVRLLEQVDRISNIIGEPGPIGSPMVPHKLSTFPALDFSFNKDYEPEFKFYDSALLDAVRGNNEDVHSFFRLLALCHTVMPEEKNGKLEYQAQSPDEAALVSAARNFGFVFKERSPNSITIEVMGKREIYELLCILDFNNVRKRMSVILRKDGHLRLYCKGADNVIYERLKKGSEDITSKTLEHLNKFAGEGLRTLCLSVRDLDEQFFNDWKQRHQEAAMSQENRDDKLDAIYEEIEKDMTLLGATAIEDKLQDGVPQTIANLALAGIKIWVLTGDKQETAINIGYSCQLLTDDLTDVFIVDSTTYDGVENQLSRYLETIKTTSGHQNRPTLSVVTFSDTEYNPSRDEQDEHEMEQATGFAVVINGHSLVHALHPQLEQLFLDVSSQCKAVICCRVTPLQKAMVVELIKKNKNAVTLAIGDGANDVSMIKTAHIGVGISGQEGLQAVLASDYSIGQFRFLERLLLVHGRWSYYRMSKFLRYFFYKNFAFTLCHIWFAFFCGFSAQTVFDPMYISVYNLFYTSLPVMAVGIFDQDVNDKNSLMYPKLYAPGLQNLLFNKKEFCWSAIHGFFASCVLFLVPYGTYKDGVSPKGYVLSDHMLLGSVVATILVIVVTVQIALDTSYWTIVNHIMVWGSLIWYFILDYFYNFVIGGSYVGSLTMAMSEATFWFTAVISCIILVIPVLSWRFFFIDVRPTLSDRVRLKQRLAQLRSRQSQDILRTPSTRRTRRSLRSGYAFAHQEGFGKLITSGKIMRKLPNGADFKFAMPFTNNTNKQVSVATTSPKDNASKNSHTLDTINL